From a region of the Rhinolophus sinicus isolate RSC01 linkage group LG04, ASM3656204v1, whole genome shotgun sequence genome:
- the AMER2 gene encoding APC membrane recruitment protein 2 isoform X2, which translates to METSERGGGGGAVSARGGGGRASAGVCRRKEEAGAGTLAADMDLPCDCAAETPAAEPPSGKINKAAFKLFKKRKSGGTMPSIFGVKNKGDGKGSGPTGMVRSRTHDGLAEAVVLESSKKEEPRGGGDAGGGRGGGRPNPGPPRAAGPGVGSLASSSVAKSHSFFSLLKKNGRSENGKGDPADAGKAGGKQKRGLRGLFSSVRWHRKDKRGKEGARGARAGGPGGLTLPGSLTASLECVTEEAPRPACAPENPSRDAPPDPAGEPGGGEPGLASADRAEAPHCREAESPGVPNATGAQGEDAAGHRRAEEPRAPPELGAGEVRTAEDASRTGCGDIIADQEDEAGPSCDKHAPGPGKPVLSKKNPSVVAYQGGGEEMASPDGVDDTYLQEFWDMLSQTEDQGPGPQEGAAKAAAALDAKVVPETSKEARCAEAAKDVSLVKRRRLNRIPIELHPKEEPKHLEKEQQEGVPNSDEGYWDSTTPGPEEDSMSSGKKASIPRDSYSGDALYDLYTDPDASPAVPPANEETSCVSRLKPVSPVTITCPLRTPGSLLKDSKIPISVKHLANLPSSHPVVHQQPARSEVPRTKIPVSKVLVRRVSNRGLAGTTIRAAACHDSAKKL; encoded by the exons GGCAGACATGGACTTGCCTTGTGATTGTGCTGCCGAAACTCCGGCCGCCGAGCCGCCGTCGGGGAAGATTAACAAAGCTGCTTTCAAATTATTCAAGAAGAGGAAATCGGGTGGCACCATGCCCAGCATATTTGGGGTCAAAAACAAAGGGGATGGGAAAGGCTCGGGTCCGACGGGCATGGTGAGGAGCAGGACCCACGACGGACTCGCCGAGGCGGTGGTGCTGGAAAGCAGCAAGAAGGAGGAGCCGCGCGGCGGAGGCGACGCtggcggcggccgcggcggggGTCGGCCGAACCCGGGTCCCCCCAGGGCTGCGGGGCCCGGCGTGGGCTCGCTGGCCAGCAGCTCCGTGGCTAAGTCACACAGCTTCTTCTCCCTTTTGAAGAAGAACGGGAGGTCCGAAAATGGCAAAGGGGACCCAGCAGATGCAGGCAAGGCTGGCGGCAAACAAAAGAGGGGGCTGAGAGGGCTCTTCAGCAGTGTGCGCTGGCACAGGAAGGACAAGCGCGGCAAGGAGGGGGCGCGCGGGGCGCGCGCGGGGGGCCCGGGCGGCCTCACCCTGCCGGGGTCGCTCACCGCCAGCCTGGAGTGCGTCACGGAGGAAGCGCCCCGACCCGCGTGCGCGCCGGAGAACCCCAGCAGGGACGCGCCGCCAGACCCAGCAGGTGAGCCCGGAGGGGGAGAGCCGGGGCTGGCCTCCGCGGATCGCGCTGAAGCGCCCCACTGCCGAGAGGCCGAGAGCCCCGGGGTCCCTAACGCCACCGGCGCCCAGGGAGAGGACGCCGCGGGGCATCGGCGCGCCGAGGAGCCCCGGGCACCCCCCGAGCTGGGCGCTGGGGAGGTCCGGACGGCCGAGGATGCTTCCAGGACAG GCTGTGGAGATATTATTGCAGACCAAGAGGACGAGGCAGGTCCCAGCTGTGACAAGCATGCCCCCGGGCCAGGCAAGCCAGTTCTCTCTAAAAAGAACCCCAGCGTGGTGGCCTAccaaggaggaggggaggagatggcGAGCCCGGATGGGGTGGATGACACCTATCTCCAGGAATTCTGGGACATGCTCTCCCAGACTGAGGATCAAGGACCAGGGCCCCAGGAGGGAGCGGCTAAGGCGGCGGCAGCACTGGACGCCAAGGTGGTACCCGAGACCTCCAAAGAGGCCAGGTGTGCAGAAGCGGCCAAGGATGTGTCCTTGGTCAAGCGCAGGAGGCTCAACCGGATTCCCATTGAGCTCCATCCCAAGGAGGAGCCTAAGCACCTGGAGAAGGAGCAGCAGGAAGGCGTCCCCAACAGTGACGAGGGCTACTGGGATTCCACCACTCCGGGCCCAGAGGAAGACAGCATGAGCAGCGGGAAAAAGGCAAGCATCCCCCGGGATAGCTACAGTGGTGACGCGCTCTACGATCTCTACACGGATCCGGATGCAAGCCCAGCAGTCCCTCCCGCCAACGAGGAGACATCCTGCGTGTCCCGGTTAAAGCCCGTGTCTCCAGTCACCATCACCTGTCCACTGCGAACACCAGGCAGTTTGCTGAAGGACTCTAAGATCCCTATTAGCGTCAAGCACCTCGCGAACCTTCCCTCGAGCCATCCTGTGGTGCACCAGCAACCAGCCAGGAGTGAGGTACCCAGAACCAAAATCCCCGTGTCCAAAGTGCTGGTCCGCAGGGTCAGCAACCGGGGCTTGGCTGGGACCACCATCAGGGCAGCTGCGTGCCACGACAGTGCCAAAAAGTTGTGA
- the AMER2 gene encoding APC membrane recruitment protein 2 isoform X1, giving the protein METSERGGGGGAVSARGGGGRASAGVCRRKEEAGAGTLAADMDLPCDCAAETPAAEPPSGKINKAAFKLFKKRKSGGTMPSIFGVKNKGDGKGSGPTGMVRSRTHDGLAEAVVLESSKKEEPRGGGDAGGGRGGGRPNPGPPRAAGPGVGSLASSSVAKSHSFFSLLKKNGRSENGKGDPADAGKAGGKQKRGLRGLFSSVRWHRKDKRGKEGARGARAGGPGGLTLPGSLTASLECVTEEAPRPACAPENPSRDAPPDPAGEPGGGEPGLASADRAEAPHCREAESPGVPNATGAQGEDAAGHRRAEEPRAPPELGAGEVRTAEDASRTGDVPIKTVPLVDSDCGSGRASAVPDPSSVDPPSDPSADRICLMFSDVTSLKSFDSLTGCGDIIADQEDEAGPSCDKHAPGPGKPVLSKKNPSVVAYQGGGEEMASPDGVDDTYLQEFWDMLSQTEDQGPGPQEGAAKAAAALDAKVVPETSKEARCAEAAKDVSLVKRRRLNRIPIELHPKEEPKHLEKEQQEGVPNSDEGYWDSTTPGPEEDSMSSGKKASIPRDSYSGDALYDLYTDPDASPAVPPANEETSCVSRLKPVSPVTITCPLRTPGSLLKDSKIPISVKHLANLPSSHPVVHQQPARSEVPRTKIPVSKVLVRRVSNRGLAGTTIRAAACHDSAKKL; this is encoded by the coding sequence GGCAGACATGGACTTGCCTTGTGATTGTGCTGCCGAAACTCCGGCCGCCGAGCCGCCGTCGGGGAAGATTAACAAAGCTGCTTTCAAATTATTCAAGAAGAGGAAATCGGGTGGCACCATGCCCAGCATATTTGGGGTCAAAAACAAAGGGGATGGGAAAGGCTCGGGTCCGACGGGCATGGTGAGGAGCAGGACCCACGACGGACTCGCCGAGGCGGTGGTGCTGGAAAGCAGCAAGAAGGAGGAGCCGCGCGGCGGAGGCGACGCtggcggcggccgcggcggggGTCGGCCGAACCCGGGTCCCCCCAGGGCTGCGGGGCCCGGCGTGGGCTCGCTGGCCAGCAGCTCCGTGGCTAAGTCACACAGCTTCTTCTCCCTTTTGAAGAAGAACGGGAGGTCCGAAAATGGCAAAGGGGACCCAGCAGATGCAGGCAAGGCTGGCGGCAAACAAAAGAGGGGGCTGAGAGGGCTCTTCAGCAGTGTGCGCTGGCACAGGAAGGACAAGCGCGGCAAGGAGGGGGCGCGCGGGGCGCGCGCGGGGGGCCCGGGCGGCCTCACCCTGCCGGGGTCGCTCACCGCCAGCCTGGAGTGCGTCACGGAGGAAGCGCCCCGACCCGCGTGCGCGCCGGAGAACCCCAGCAGGGACGCGCCGCCAGACCCAGCAGGTGAGCCCGGAGGGGGAGAGCCGGGGCTGGCCTCCGCGGATCGCGCTGAAGCGCCCCACTGCCGAGAGGCCGAGAGCCCCGGGGTCCCTAACGCCACCGGCGCCCAGGGAGAGGACGCCGCGGGGCATCGGCGCGCCGAGGAGCCCCGGGCACCCCCCGAGCTGGGCGCTGGGGAGGTCCGGACGGCCGAGGATGCTTCCAGGACAGGTGACGTTCCGATAAAGACTGTCCCCCTTGTCGACTCCGACTGTGGCAGTGGCCGGGCGTCTGCCGTCCCTGACCCTTCCTCTGTTGATCCACCCTCAGACCCATCGGCCGATCGtatttgtttgatgttttctgACGTGACTTCACTGAAAAGCTTTGACTCTCTTACAGGCTGTGGAGATATTATTGCAGACCAAGAGGACGAGGCAGGTCCCAGCTGTGACAAGCATGCCCCCGGGCCAGGCAAGCCAGTTCTCTCTAAAAAGAACCCCAGCGTGGTGGCCTAccaaggaggaggggaggagatggcGAGCCCGGATGGGGTGGATGACACCTATCTCCAGGAATTCTGGGACATGCTCTCCCAGACTGAGGATCAAGGACCAGGGCCCCAGGAGGGAGCGGCTAAGGCGGCGGCAGCACTGGACGCCAAGGTGGTACCCGAGACCTCCAAAGAGGCCAGGTGTGCAGAAGCGGCCAAGGATGTGTCCTTGGTCAAGCGCAGGAGGCTCAACCGGATTCCCATTGAGCTCCATCCCAAGGAGGAGCCTAAGCACCTGGAGAAGGAGCAGCAGGAAGGCGTCCCCAACAGTGACGAGGGCTACTGGGATTCCACCACTCCGGGCCCAGAGGAAGACAGCATGAGCAGCGGGAAAAAGGCAAGCATCCCCCGGGATAGCTACAGTGGTGACGCGCTCTACGATCTCTACACGGATCCGGATGCAAGCCCAGCAGTCCCTCCCGCCAACGAGGAGACATCCTGCGTGTCCCGGTTAAAGCCCGTGTCTCCAGTCACCATCACCTGTCCACTGCGAACACCAGGCAGTTTGCTGAAGGACTCTAAGATCCCTATTAGCGTCAAGCACCTCGCGAACCTTCCCTCGAGCCATCCTGTGGTGCACCAGCAACCAGCCAGGAGTGAGGTACCCAGAACCAAAATCCCCGTGTCCAAAGTGCTGGTCCGCAGGGTCAGCAACCGGGGCTTGGCTGGGACCACCATCAGGGCAGCTGCGTGCCACGACAGTGCCAAAAAGTTGTGA
- the AMER2 gene encoding APC membrane recruitment protein 2 isoform X3, with translation METSERGGGGGAVSARGGGGRASAGVCRRKEEAGAGTLAADMDLPCDCAAETPAAEPPSGKINKAAFKLFKKRKSGGTMPSIFGVKNKGDGKGSGPTGMVRSRTHDGLAEAVVLESSKKEEPRGGGDAGGGRGGGRPNPGPPRAAGPGVGSLASSSVAKSHSFFSLLKKNGRSENGKGDPADAGKAGGKQKRGLRGLFSSVRWHRKDKRGKEGARGARAGGPGGLTLPGSLTASLECVTEEAPRPACAPENPSRDAPPDPAGCGDIIADQEDEAGPSCDKHAPGPGKPVLSKKNPSVVAYQGGGEEMASPDGVDDTYLQEFWDMLSQTEDQGPGPQEGAAKAAAALDAKVVPETSKEARCAEAAKDVSLVKRRRLNRIPIELHPKEEPKHLEKEQQEGVPNSDEGYWDSTTPGPEEDSMSSGKKASIPRDSYSGDALYDLYTDPDASPAVPPANEETSCVSRLKPVSPVTITCPLRTPGSLLKDSKIPISVKHLANLPSSHPVVHQQPARSEVPRTKIPVSKVLVRRVSNRGLAGTTIRAAACHDSAKKL, from the exons GGCAGACATGGACTTGCCTTGTGATTGTGCTGCCGAAACTCCGGCCGCCGAGCCGCCGTCGGGGAAGATTAACAAAGCTGCTTTCAAATTATTCAAGAAGAGGAAATCGGGTGGCACCATGCCCAGCATATTTGGGGTCAAAAACAAAGGGGATGGGAAAGGCTCGGGTCCGACGGGCATGGTGAGGAGCAGGACCCACGACGGACTCGCCGAGGCGGTGGTGCTGGAAAGCAGCAAGAAGGAGGAGCCGCGCGGCGGAGGCGACGCtggcggcggccgcggcggggGTCGGCCGAACCCGGGTCCCCCCAGGGCTGCGGGGCCCGGCGTGGGCTCGCTGGCCAGCAGCTCCGTGGCTAAGTCACACAGCTTCTTCTCCCTTTTGAAGAAGAACGGGAGGTCCGAAAATGGCAAAGGGGACCCAGCAGATGCAGGCAAGGCTGGCGGCAAACAAAAGAGGGGGCTGAGAGGGCTCTTCAGCAGTGTGCGCTGGCACAGGAAGGACAAGCGCGGCAAGGAGGGGGCGCGCGGGGCGCGCGCGGGGGGCCCGGGCGGCCTCACCCTGCCGGGGTCGCTCACCGCCAGCCTGGAGTGCGTCACGGAGGAAGCGCCCCGACCCGCGTGCGCGCCGGAGAACCCCAGCAGGGACGCGCCGCCAGACCCAGCAG GCTGTGGAGATATTATTGCAGACCAAGAGGACGAGGCAGGTCCCAGCTGTGACAAGCATGCCCCCGGGCCAGGCAAGCCAGTTCTCTCTAAAAAGAACCCCAGCGTGGTGGCCTAccaaggaggaggggaggagatggcGAGCCCGGATGGGGTGGATGACACCTATCTCCAGGAATTCTGGGACATGCTCTCCCAGACTGAGGATCAAGGACCAGGGCCCCAGGAGGGAGCGGCTAAGGCGGCGGCAGCACTGGACGCCAAGGTGGTACCCGAGACCTCCAAAGAGGCCAGGTGTGCAGAAGCGGCCAAGGATGTGTCCTTGGTCAAGCGCAGGAGGCTCAACCGGATTCCCATTGAGCTCCATCCCAAGGAGGAGCCTAAGCACCTGGAGAAGGAGCAGCAGGAAGGCGTCCCCAACAGTGACGAGGGCTACTGGGATTCCACCACTCCGGGCCCAGAGGAAGACAGCATGAGCAGCGGGAAAAAGGCAAGCATCCCCCGGGATAGCTACAGTGGTGACGCGCTCTACGATCTCTACACGGATCCGGATGCAAGCCCAGCAGTCCCTCCCGCCAACGAGGAGACATCCTGCGTGTCCCGGTTAAAGCCCGTGTCTCCAGTCACCATCACCTGTCCACTGCGAACACCAGGCAGTTTGCTGAAGGACTCTAAGATCCCTATTAGCGTCAAGCACCTCGCGAACCTTCCCTCGAGCCATCCTGTGGTGCACCAGCAACCAGCCAGGAGTGAGGTACCCAGAACCAAAATCCCCGTGTCCAAAGTGCTGGTCCGCAGGGTCAGCAACCGGGGCTTGGCTGGGACCACCATCAGGGCAGCTGCGTGCCACGACAGTGCCAAAAAGTTGTGA